In Papaver somniferum cultivar HN1 chromosome 9, ASM357369v1, whole genome shotgun sequence, the genomic stretch GGAGGTGGTTCAGTGATGGGCTTTGGTTGAGTAAGAAATGGATTCTCTCTAGTTGTATTTGTGGAGAAGATCTGTTTCCTATTTTCATGAGCCTTAAGATTCtgcaaaataaaagcaaacaaaataaaTCACACACTGCTGGAGAAAGAAATCACCATCGAAAGAATTTCCAGAGTTAGGAGACACTAACCTCTGTCCTTGCAGTTAAAACTTCCTGAAACTGTTTTGTAGTTCCCATAAGCCTGTTCTTTAGGTCATCACATATAGTAGTTGCATGAACAACTCTATCCTTTGAACAGTTTCCATCTGATATTTCTAAGTTTTGAAGGGTTTGTAAATCTGAAACTGCCATATTCAGCATCGTAATGTCGTTCTTTATTAAAGCTGTAAGTTCTTGAATTTCCACAAGTGGGTCATCAAACATTGACGATCTTTTTGCCACTGTAGATATATGCAAAATGTCAATAGATGCCACAAGTTGACCATAGTGAAATGCATTGAGACTGAAGATTGAGGCACTACTACTAATAAATAGAAACGTGAAGCTCAACCATACATCATCTTACAAGTATGACATAAATCCCCCAGTTCTATGACATTAAAAGCAGTGTTACAGTCTTCTAACTGTTCCACCTATGTTCTGTGAACCCGATGACGGATTCAACTGGATTCTCCAACAAAGAATCAAAGAGTTAAAGGCTTCAAGCTCATTTATAATAGGTATCAGTGCACACCCCTAAAGTAGATGAGTTATGTGAGTAAGTGCTCCTATTTTCAAAATAGAGTCATATGCATCAACTGTATCGCAACAACAACTGCAAGGGACACTGTAAATCTCCGTTTTCTCTCACTAAAAAGTTTTATTCGCCACATGATTTAGATTATAAATGATAAACACAGGGGAAGGGAAGCTATATACTTTGATAGACATGCATCATTTCTCAAACTTACAAAACTAAACCACTAAATGTTTCTAGTTCTGCAAATTATCAGTCCGCTGAGAGCCTAACTTATTGTCAAATACACTCACACTAAATCTGAAAATGATTGGCATGAACATACGAGAGCAACCTGAAAACCCTTATATGATGACTAAATTATCGCCATCTAAATTGATCGTAATGTCTGACACACCAAATAGAGGAGTCAACCTACACAGTCTAAATTATTGGCATGGCACACAAAACATCAAGGTCCCAAGATAACTCAAATAGATGAAAAACAGTGGCAAGTTCCGTTCCAACCCTATGACTAAGTCCACTTTTCACCACAACAAGCTTATTACAGTTACCTCAAGCTTTCACGAACAATGAATCCGATAAtttgagttcattcttatagataTCAGAGGTCTTATGTTCTAAGATACCAATTTCATCTCACGGTATGTTCTAAGATACCAATTTCATCTCACGGTACAAATCtctgttagggtaccgaccctaaactcgtcataagcccatgggtagagctcaactcgaaaaccggttgactagatgagtgaacccattgacttataaactactaattaagccccatctaaccaatgtgggactaggatctcaacatcccaccacgcttccagacccaacgtccttgttggcccactctatcgacaTTGACCCGAagataaccctttctcttatggcggcTTCACTCCCCTATCAGTATTTAATGCGGATGACAACTACCCCCATACATAGGTGCCCCAACACTTTAATCTAGCCTATAGAtcaccccttccgtggagcgggcatgggttgtggtggttggctctgataccaattgttagggTGCCGACCCTAAACTTGTtgtaagcccatgggtagaactcaactcgaaaacagGTTAACTAGATGAGGGaatccattgacttataaactactaaTTAAGCCCCATCTAATCAATGTGTGACTAGGATCCCAACAATCTCCCTTCAAATAATCAAATCTCAAATCCTATTCTACACTATTTCAGTACTACTAAGAATTAATAATTTGATGAATGAGATTCCAAATAATTTACCAAATCAATATACAAAGAATACATTCATGATTTTATATTCAACCAATTATTGAAACAAACTTACATTTAGCGAGTCTAGTGATCTTCTGAGATGCTTCATAGATCCCCAAACCGATTTTGGAAGCCTTCTTTTTGAAATCGGATTGTGATAAAACATCTACAGGTGTTGATGATTTTGATGTTTCAGGATCGTTTATTATACCTACTCCTTCGATCTTCTTCAATCTTTCAGATAACGAATGAAATTCTGTAGTCCGATCTCTGTATGATGATAAACTGGATGACGCCATCAACGGAAAAATAatacaacaaaaccctaatttgaatttGACAATCTATAAATGGGAATTATGTTGTCTAAAGGAGGTGGAGTTCGTTTCCGGTGAGCTATCAAAATCTGCTGCGTCGTGTGAAAAGGACTGGTTTTTTCCTACAGGAGGATTCCCGTACCCAGACCTACGATGTGAGCACCTTAAGCTTGCTTTCAAGCCGGTGATAAAGGACGCTCCCTCTCATTTGGGCCATGGCACAGGGCCAAAAGCTATGTCAGTAGTGAGAGATGATCATCCCGCCCAATCGTATTTTTGCGGATGGATACCCAAATCATTACTAGTGCACTCTTAAAAATTCGTTGGACATCCGTATCCCTTAAATTTAAAATACTTATAAGATTTTTATAAAATATGATATGATGTTAATTATGTTGGttggattggggtatacccagattaattgggtatacttaataaaaaaaataggatCATTTAGAAGTAAAATCAAAGACCCCTAggcatatattttcaaaaatggcTAATCCGTCGTCGCGTAGCTTATTTTTAATGTTATTTTAAAGATTAAGAAAATATGTTAAATTAGCACTAAAAATTTGTTTAGCTTAATCAACACTGAAAATCTGTTTAGCTTAATTTATTTAGTGAGACTAGTTAATTAAATTAAAAGTTAAGAAAATATGTTTTGAATAGATTGAACTTATGGATTATGTGGGAAGAttgttgagaaaaaaaaattgtttcgagAATTTTGTTTGTAACGGAAATCAAACCACACTAGCAAAACATTTCTAAAAAGGAGATTGCAAAGCTGCTTAATGGTTTCATTCTCAAAATTATTGatgaaatcaacactttcatatttgaaagtatgaaaagtcgttAAATTCGACAAATGTGGAAGATAACGACCACCAGTAGCCGGcatgttggaaaaaaaaaaacaacgccGATTATATTATTTTTGACAAACAGAGAAAGGTGTTGTAAATGCTTGGGTAGTCGGAAAAGTATTAATTTCTCAACATGTCGGCTATTACATAGTCGGCAAGGATGTAATTTAAGAACACGACGACCCTGGATTAGCCGACACGCTGTTCAGTTTCGAACCTTGCTGACTTTTGGTTATACCCAACAAAAAACAGAATCTAAAAAGATGTAATCGACTTTATTCATGCGAcattggttactacattgattgaaacataaattcTAACTCCTTCTCGTAGGAatcacggatgcacttagcacgcgcaccaagcctttgaacccctaggcgaccctagtggacgatttatagtctcgtgagggtttacctaGGGATCTTCCCACAAAATCTACTACCTTAAGATGAAAACGCAGGGGGTatcaaatacaccaccaactttttcgttcggaaacctaTATGACAATCCTTGTACAATCAATACGTCCGGTTACGAAACTGTATTTAAGATTGttttaacaaggtaaacctagtatATACCCGAACTGTCCACAAACCAAATTCTaataagaacaagtcttgtaatctgaAATTGAGTTAATATTATCTAGTATTAGAGTattactcggttgaactcacaagtgtttctatatcaagcttgttgtcgaatttagttgatcaaaactatatcttgatttctagtctacatttagtcaagtctcggattaggatagaagtgtagttgagaatcggaaaTCACTGTGTTTTACCatttgaagtcgaagatcaaccgaagattttggaaaacttcttcaacaaaaggtaagtgaagactgaaccacctatttctcaaagtTATATTCATCCTTTTATCTATGAGACGACgtcgcatgactaattagactattacaagcatatcaagaatttcgtgtcaagtttatcttggtaattagttctcgaaatatatatgactaaactttatgaacatttgttcatacttgatgaatttatgttaagaacaatttattgttcattatctaaatcgtgattcaagattatcattcgaaaatagcctggaacagtgatatgtgtcattgatgttatttgggaatgtttcgaattgatttagaaagAAATATacaactactgtaaatctggatataggacagtatgcataccagtttcacaaactgggaaaactgttataggtccggagccgtagtaaatgtacccagtacacgtacctgcGTAGATATATGTCGACAGTGACTTAGTGGTACGCATATATGTCGACATATATGTCGGCGTAGATATATGTCGacaatctcaactacattccagtccaaaattaattggtagtaggctagtatttgtagcggtttaatacagtttagtgttcaaacctggactaggtcccgtggtttttctgcatatgcggtttcctcgttaacaaaatttttggtgtctgtgttatttctttttcgcattatattgtttatctttataattgaaatatcacaggttgtacgtaaaccaatcaaaatagatacataCATCCTTGTTtgctggatacgacttgattgattcttggatattgatctttggaatcgtctaagaactctcacacgtaaattaggttcacggacttgtatctgtaaactttgtttgtgaaagaaagagatatattattccttgattgagattcattaagttaaactctcagaattgtatttaagtttgcccatacaggtttcctaagaaaaagttggtggtgtattttggtactctcgcgttttcaattggtatcagggcaAACAAACACggaaaacctaataagtttgtgtttgttcgatcctAAAAGTATATTCTTATGGGAAACTACTTTGGGAAACTTTTTTTGTTCACCTGTAACGTAtaccagaattccttaaagatttttcagagtttattctcTTCAAGAACATCTGTTCTTCAGAGTGCTCTCGATTCAACCAATTCCTTGGTTGAGGGTAAAAAATCTATAGGAAAAAATAAAGAATCCTATGTAATGGTGAAAAACAAGAAACGTCCTGTTAAAAGTAACAAGCTACTCTGTCTTAAAAAATTATTAGACAGTCTCTTTAAGGAATGCAACAAAAGAGGGTCTGTAGATGAAGATCTCTTTCTAGCTTTTGAAAAAACATTTAAGTTCTTGAATCACATTGTATTGATCATGAGTAAGGAAAAGTCCTCACAGTATTCAGACATTAAAACTTGTTTTCAGTGTGGAAAATCTGGGCATGTCAAGAAACTTGCATTCTATCTGCAACAGGATTTACTACTCCTGATGATTACTAAATATCATCTCTTGATCAccttgaggatgaagaaacagaaACGTAAGACTGTCATGCCAGAATGGTTTGTGATCATTTTGCTCATCCAACCTCTTGTTAACAAGACCTTGGCATCACGCCATCATGTAATTATCTCTTGAGATGGGGAAAGCAATAGTAAAGGTTTGTTTCTATGTGTACTAAGTTTAAAATCCGTGATATATCTATCAAGTTTCTGAAATTATGATAACTTGGTAATTGACTCTGGATAAAGGAAGGATCCTTGTAATCAATCTTGATCAAAGTAGGACACTACACATTGTTGAGATGGCTCTAATTTCATGATGTTATAAGGTCAGAAAAAATTACAACACTTCTAATCATGTGAATATCAATATCTCTTGTGCTATGAAACTCTTTCATTGAGCTAAGAATAAGATTAGCCGTCTTATTATATTGATATTATTAAATGTCAATTACTAGATTTTGTCTGGAAATCATAATTTGATATGATTGTGTACATCAAAAGGAATATGTTTGTCTCTCTTCAATTCGTAGGTTTTCGTACCCGAATCGGTAAAATCCCATTAGAGTGTATTTAAAAGGGTACGTGTACTCcaattctccttcttcttctttgtgttCACATACGGGAATTGACtttgagttagggtttctgaaccGGTGCGATGTTATCTTGAATTGAAGGTTGTTTTCTTCGTAATTTTTGTCTTCTTTTCTTAATAGCAAGAAGGTTTGTCAAAATATGAGCCTTAATTGAGAAATCATCTATTAAGGATCCCTCCAAGTAAGTTCCATCTTTATCTTCTATTTTGAATTTACTATAATTGACAAGTATGGGAAAAACTAAAGGTGTTAGTAAAAAACCTAAGGAGGTCCATGAACTTGATCTAAAAGAGGAACCTAGAATCATCTTTGTTAATGAAGGTTGTTATGAAACATATGAGAAAATTTCTACTAGagaattctagaaaagaaattggaagaaGGGTTTGTTCCTTATAGTGATTTATCTTGTTTTGATAAGTACAATCTTGGTGATATTTTTAATGGTTTTGGTGAAGGATTTAACATACTTACAAGGGTATTTTATGCTAATATATTTGATGTTGATCTTGAGAAGTTGTGTTTTAAGACCATGATTGGAAGAGACAAGATTTAAGTAAATCAAGAATTAATTTTGAAAATCACCAATCTTCCTACATATGATTTTTGTTTtcctagaccaaaaggagaaaagTCGTCTTGTGAAACCTTTTCTctcaaactttgtggaaagagttTTGGTTGGAAAGATGGAAAGTTTCCTACCGAAGAGCTTAGCATGGCTTTTTTTTAAGGTCTATGGAAATTTTGGTATTCCAAACATTTTTCCCTCCACGGTAGAAGATGCTCGTTAGAGTCGTGACTTCGCGGAGTGAGTTTACTTTCTTTAAATGGGTACTCAAGGTCTTTACATATGTGGATGGATTATTCAACAAATGGAGACAATGACCTTATCCAACAAGAAATTGGGCTTTCCTTGTCTTATTGAATGTATATGTGGAGAATTCTATATTGGTCTGATTGGAAACTCTATTGGAGATCCTATATTGGTTCATGGAAGTACGTTCAAACATATGAGAACAAACGAGTGCAAAAGAAAAGGCATCTATTTCATCTATTGACGGTTCTTGTGTTCAAacaaccttgagtcttcttcataaAGTTAACAAGGATGTTTGTAAGATCAGATCCAAGGTAAAAGGTATGCAAAAACAACTATGTATTCATGCTACAAAATTTTCCGATATCAAGGACGAAATAGATAAGATTCAAGCTTCAACTATGGGTGATTTCGATGGTGAATTGAGTAACTCCTTCACCGTATGGTTCTTTTGTAACTATTttgtaggaaacttcttgtgagaattttttttttttgcttttgagaaggataactaaggtttggTATAGcataaattgtgattacacaatataTTTCCAACTGAAAACTCAgggataccaaaatacaccaccaacttttactTAGGCAATCTGtaggacaaacttaaatacaattctgagagttcaacttaatgaatctcaatcaaagaataatatttacagttatatctctttctctcacaataagAAAGTTTATAGgaacaagtctgtgaacctgatttgcgggtgagagtacttgggtgattccaaagatcaatttccaagtattAATCAAgccgtatccaacaaacaaggatgtatgtatctactttgattgattaacgtacaacctgttataattcaattataaagatacacaatataatgcggaaaaataaataacacagacaccagaagttttgttaacgaggaaaccacaaatgcataaaaaccccgggacctagtctagattgaacaccaaactgtattaagccgctacacatactatcctactaccaattaactttggagtggaatgtagttgagacctaattaAACCCTcgcagcaattcagttacagtcgagctccttatgcctcttgaatcccagcaggactccgcgcgaatgattcccttagctgacgtcctttacagcctaagagttgcttcaactcaattgtaAACTTTAAACCAATTTTCCCCCCATTAATAATCCtgtatgtgtgatttcctttttgattgtagctcaaggtgagactggaaatcgatagcaatagacaaagtctaactaacctcaaaattcgaacttatgcttcccgaagagcagcctagattattattcacctcacaggtattaaacttgtggaatcaacaaagtctgagacgaagagaactttgatgattctTATCTATCTTTATTGATGAAACAAGATCAAAAATCAAACACGATCAGGATAttcgagctatcaagataaacaatagatGAACGTGGCTTCTCGAATCCccatgaagtctttgtagttgctaaaccctaaaagggttttaggaagatgacacaccaaaaagtagtgtcggaattcaaagatcccagttgaaTGAGGTTCCCTTTTTATAAACATTCAAAgcgtaggttgctttaggtttaagctaagatagctttggaaccaagcagacaatatccacagttagatgaatctttgaatctgattaacaTAACCAGATTTAAACTCCAGTTAGGAtaaaccgtaactgaaccgtgtacaaagaccacgctcatgaatggttGGTCGAAACTAGCCAAGTGAACTAaaagcttgagcattttcatataacacttaagtcTTAActcgagtcacaatcatgtgttCAAATATGTCTACaatgtttttagagattattcaatTGTTAATTATCCCAGAGAAATAATTTTAAatgcatatgaatttaatcgacatggtgaGTAGGCATACTAGGTACATATACTTAACCTGTTCTTGAAAAATTATGTCATTGTACATCTACCGGTATGTATACCTTAAGACATAACCGATATCCGGAGTTCAAGGAACTTTTTCGGTATGCGTACTAGTATGGATACCATTAAGACATagccgagttccggagttcacagaaattttatggtatgtgtaccggtatggataccaaaccagTTCCGGGACCAACAATTCTTttctagtatgcatacgggtatgcgtactgatCCGGGTTCACGACTTTGTAGACTTTTTAAGGTGTGCATACtgatatgcgtaccaaaaagctgttgtcgacatatagctactgcAATACGTGTACTAAGTACATGTATTATGGCTTCAGACCTTAACAGTTTTTCAGTTTGTAAGACCGATATGTATAATATATTACATCcgaatttacagtagttctatatttctctctaaatcagtTCGacacattcccaaataacataaatgacacatatcatttttccaggctatttttgaatgataatcttgaatcacgatttggATTACgagcaataaattgttcttaaacgaaattcatcaagtacgaacaaatgttcattaagattaatCATATATTTCGATGACTaattacaagataaacttgactcgaaattcttgatatgcttacgatagtctaattagttatgcgacaacgtctcataTATAAAAAGATGAATTCAACCAAAATATATTTCAGGATTTAAAGGTGTTactatcaactttatttagatgatatcacatagtaagaaaATACTTAACGCTCATCTGGGAGATTTAAGATCCATGTATCCCCTGTAAATTCCATAACCACACACCCCACacagatataacaattaagcacaagttcatttaagaactctctcccatatgATGTCATTCCAAAGAAAATAACACGAGTGATCTTTCTTTCAAGTAAGAGAAGGATTTTGTCggaaattaacaaatcacatggatttgtatcctgaacATCGACAGATcatcgccagttacgaacaatgaGATAATTTTAATAGGTATGATTCAATATCAGAAAATCTTATGGAGTGTATAGTACAGCAATAACACAAAAATGTGATCACAAGTAGgtcaatactgcgagaaaattctcaaagagtttgttctatttttagtttataaaaaacataatagaataaacttctgagcatatatgagatatcatcTCAATTTACaaaagtaaaggacacatatgactttgcaatatattaaaccaataatgattacatactacaagttcatcttccaaaaactctataatttaaataaataaatataaaaacatgcaagatgaaaattgttgaaaaTAGCTTGTGTAAACACAATTTtttgttataccaaaccctagttatccttctcaaaagtaagaataaattctcacaagaagtttcctagaaaataaaaagaaaacaaattaaacTAGATTTTTCTAGAATCTTCATCGATATTGAGGCCCTTGAATTTGTCATCAACTGTATCCACGAACTCTTCAGAGAAaaatcctcattgagaagatcacgAATATGATATTTTATGAGAATAAGGTCAACAAAAACTTTTTTCAACTCAGTCCTTAACATGTCTAGACCTTTTAGTGTGTCAACAAGTtctagttttgcttcctcaaattatttaagaaaatcataaacaacattagcagagatcatatcttcatgatcaacatcttgatgatcatatGAGAAATAAAAATTCACACCAGGAAGATCTTCAAATGATTCAACAACTTCGTCATCAACCAGAGTTCTCTTGTTTCCTCTTGTTTCAATACCATCGAAATTAAGAGCTTTCTCCATGCTTTCGAAGATTCGTGACGTAGAAGACATGCTTGGTTGCAGAACTCCTTGGATGAGAATTTCTCAATAacaagttaaggtatataaaagaGTTTCTAAGGAGGTATTCTCTGCGATGGCGGTCGGTTCGTGACTTAACTTTAATTAGGTTTTTCGTACGGTCACAAGTTAAAGTACGGGTACCATTCATGGTACGCAAACCAACGTCCCTATAGTGTTTTAAACACGGATTTTTGAGGATAGTAAGCAATATTTTTGAGAGcataaaatgtttttcaatactGCAATTTTTCTACCTTTTCTATGATATTTCTTCTTATTGAATATTAAGAcattcttagctcaataaacaCGTGAGTCTAGAGCACAAGAGCATTAATATTTACAGAAAGAGT encodes the following:
- the LOC113311117 gene encoding syntaxin-31-like — its product is MASSSLSSYRDRTTEFHSLSERLKKIEGVGIINDPETSKSSTPVDVLSQSDFKKKASKIGLGIYEASQKITRLAKLAKRSSMFDDPLVEIQELTALIKNDITMLNMAVSDLQTLQNLEISDGNCSKDRVVHATTICDDLKNRLMGTTKQFQEVLTARTENLKAHENRKQIFSTNTTRENPFLTQPKPITEPPPWSNNSDASAALQPPAIPSNGAQGGNQLRRRLAVDNPTPQMEAAMLQQVVPRQENYSQSRTVALQNVESTITELSGIFAQLATMVAHQGELAIRIDDNLDDSLANVDNARSALLKHLNKISSNRWLLIKIFAVLIFFLIIFVFFVV